One Primulina huaijiensis isolate GDHJ02 chromosome 5, ASM1229523v2, whole genome shotgun sequence DNA segment encodes these proteins:
- the LOC140976432 gene encoding ubiquitin-conjugating enzyme E2 27-like isoform X1, translating to MVDFARVQKELQECNRDFEVSGINVVPKSEVNLTHFLGTIPGPLGTPYEGGTFKIDIVLTDGYPFEPPKMKFITKVWHPNISSQSGAICLDILKDQWSPALTLKTALLSIQALLSTPEPDDPQDAVVARQYLKEYRTFLCTSRYWTEAFAMTSSLDVEEKVKKLVEMGFPETLVRSALESVGGDENLALEKLCSG from the exons ATGGTGGATTTTGCTAGAGTGCAGAAGGAATTGCAAGAGTGCAATCGAGATTTTGAGGTGTCTGGCATAAACGTTGTTCCAAAGAGTGAAGTTAATCTTACCCACTTTCTCGGCACAATCCCTGGTCCTCTTGGCACCCCTTACGAAGGCGGAACTTTCAAGATCGATATCGTTTTGACTG ATGGATACCCATTTGAGCCTCCCAAGATGAAGTTTATCACAAAAGTATG GCATCCTAACATAAGCAGTCAAAGTGGTGCAATATGCCTGGATATCCTAAAAGATCAATGGAGCCCAGCCCTGACTTTGAAAACAGCACTTCTTTCTATACAGGCATTACTCTCTACTCCTGAACCCGACGATCCTCAAGATGCTGTGGTAGCACGACAG TATCTTAAAGAATATCGAACTTTTTTGTGCACCTCTCGCTACTGGACTGAAGCATTTGCCATGACATCGTCTCTTGATGTTGAGGAGAAG GTGAAAAAACTTGTGGAGATGGGGTTCCCTGAAACATTGGTACGGAGTGCTTTGGAGAGCGTTGGTGGTGATGAAAATTTGGCACTTGAGAAGCTTTGTTCTGGTTAA
- the LOC140976432 gene encoding ubiquitin-conjugating enzyme E2 27-like isoform X2 — protein MVDFARVQKELQECNRDFEVSGINVVPKSEVNLTHFLGTIPGPLGTPYEGGTFKIDIVLTDGYPFEPPKMKFITKVCQSGAICLDILKDQWSPALTLKTALLSIQALLSTPEPDDPQDAVVARQYLKEYRTFLCTSRYWTEAFAMTSSLDVEEKVKKLVEMGFPETLVRSALESVGGDENLALEKLCSG, from the exons ATGGTGGATTTTGCTAGAGTGCAGAAGGAATTGCAAGAGTGCAATCGAGATTTTGAGGTGTCTGGCATAAACGTTGTTCCAAAGAGTGAAGTTAATCTTACCCACTTTCTCGGCACAATCCCTGGTCCTCTTGGCACCCCTTACGAAGGCGGAACTTTCAAGATCGATATCGTTTTGACTG ATGGATACCCATTTGAGCCTCCCAAGATGAAGTTTATCACAAAAGTATG TCAAAGTGGTGCAATATGCCTGGATATCCTAAAAGATCAATGGAGCCCAGCCCTGACTTTGAAAACAGCACTTCTTTCTATACAGGCATTACTCTCTACTCCTGAACCCGACGATCCTCAAGATGCTGTGGTAGCACGACAG TATCTTAAAGAATATCGAACTTTTTTGTGCACCTCTCGCTACTGGACTGAAGCATTTGCCATGACATCGTCTCTTGATGTTGAGGAGAAG GTGAAAAAACTTGTGGAGATGGGGTTCCCTGAAACATTGGTACGGAGTGCTTTGGAGAGCGTTGGTGGTGATGAAAATTTGGCACTTGAGAAGCTTTGTTCTGGTTAA
- the LOC140976432 gene encoding ubiquitin-conjugating enzyme E2 27-like isoform X3, whose protein sequence is MVDFARVQKELQECNRDFEVSGINVVPKSEVNLTHFLGTIPGPLGTPYEGGTFKIDIVLTDGYPFEPPKMKFITKVWHPNISSQSGAICLDILKDQWSPALTLKTALLSIQALLSTPEPDDPQDAVVARQVKKLVEMGFPETLVRSALESVGGDENLALEKLCSG, encoded by the exons ATGGTGGATTTTGCTAGAGTGCAGAAGGAATTGCAAGAGTGCAATCGAGATTTTGAGGTGTCTGGCATAAACGTTGTTCCAAAGAGTGAAGTTAATCTTACCCACTTTCTCGGCACAATCCCTGGTCCTCTTGGCACCCCTTACGAAGGCGGAACTTTCAAGATCGATATCGTTTTGACTG ATGGATACCCATTTGAGCCTCCCAAGATGAAGTTTATCACAAAAGTATG GCATCCTAACATAAGCAGTCAAAGTGGTGCAATATGCCTGGATATCCTAAAAGATCAATGGAGCCCAGCCCTGACTTTGAAAACAGCACTTCTTTCTATACAGGCATTACTCTCTACTCCTGAACCCGACGATCCTCAAGATGCTGTGGTAGCACGACAG GTGAAAAAACTTGTGGAGATGGGGTTCCCTGAAACATTGGTACGGAGTGCTTTGGAGAGCGTTGGTGGTGATGAAAATTTGGCACTTGAGAAGCTTTGTTCTGGTTAA